In a single window of the Paenibacillus sp. MMS20-IR301 genome:
- a CDS encoding transposase, giving the protein MGFFCVFNIPWTNFTCEEGNLLAVRRMTEPENVFGQLKNNRGFRRFLLRGIKKVTLEIGRSVKNVEQRFSNNGRIAAF; this is encoded by the coding sequence ATAGGTTTCTTTTGTGTATTCAATATCCCATGGACCAACTTTACTTGCGAGGAAGGAAACCTCTTAGCCGTTCGCCGAATGACGGAGCCGGAAAACGTATTTGGACAACTGAAGAACAACCGGGGCTTCCGGCGTTTTCTGCTTCGCGGTATCAAAAAGGTGACGCTCGAGATCGGTCGGTCGGTCAAAAACGTAGAGCAGCGATTCTCCAATAACGGGAGAATCGCTGCTTTTTGA
- a CDS encoding metal ABC transporter ATP-binding protein, with protein sequence MEIRALNVDYFGNQALEDVTLDIPFGHAVGIIGPNGAGKSTFIKALLEVIKKRSGTVKIDGKDISQYKRKIAYVPQKNDIDLTFPITVKDTVLTGTYPSLRLFQRPGKRERELAQRCMTMVDILDLADKQISNLSGGQLQRVFIARALAQQADILFLDEPFVGIDMVSERIIVDLFKQLREEGKTILVVHHDLHEVEAYFDQIIMLNKRLIAFGDVQDTFTTENIRLAYGTSLGNVIIRGAGGEAHA encoded by the coding sequence ATCGAGATCCGGGCACTGAATGTTGATTATTTCGGAAATCAAGCACTGGAGGATGTCACGCTGGATATCCCGTTCGGGCATGCTGTAGGAATCATCGGACCGAATGGAGCGGGCAAGTCCACCTTCATCAAGGCATTACTGGAAGTCATCAAGAAGCGGAGCGGCACAGTGAAGATCGACGGGAAAGACATCTCGCAGTATAAACGGAAGATCGCCTATGTCCCGCAAAAGAATGATATTGACCTTACATTCCCCATTACTGTGAAGGATACGGTGCTGACCGGAACTTATCCGAGCCTGAGACTGTTTCAGCGCCCCGGCAAGCGAGAGCGGGAGCTGGCTCAGCGGTGCATGACCATGGTGGATATTCTGGACCTGGCGGATAAGCAGATTAGTAATCTGTCCGGAGGACAGCTGCAGCGGGTCTTTATCGCCAGGGCGCTCGCCCAGCAGGCGGATATTCTTTTCCTCGATGAGCCTTTTGTCGGGATTGATATGGTCAGCGAGCGGATTATTGTGGATCTGTTCAAGCAGCTGCGGGAGGAAGGCAAGACGATTCTGGTGGTACACCATGATCTGCATGAGGTGGAGGCGTATTTCGACCAGATTATTATGCTGAATAAGAGGCTGATTGCCTTCGGTGATGTGCAGGATACGTTTACTACGGAGAATATCCGGCTGGCATACGGCACGTCGCTGGGGAATGTGATCATCAGAGGGGCAGGGGGAGAGGCGCATGCTTGA
- a CDS encoding YheC/YheD family protein yields the protein MKKQASRISNKLTKTRVLAGSRELQRHIPATQRMSKHALHLMLKKYKMVYIKPCCGSLGEGVIRVEQRQLNNRSNPQERNPVRKGKLSYRYQAGLKVNTFRDYDQAYKAILEESGGKPYLVQKGIRLLSYSGRPFDIRVMVQRNSEGKWEATGAAGRVAHPQKVVTNGSQGGSIYPVEELLSAYAGIEKRSALIAQMNELGVKTAIQLSSVYPALQEIGVDLAVDRRLALWILEVNTAPDPCPFTKLKDTRMLDRIIRYGKAYGRTYNLKCMKAKRGMM from the coding sequence ATGAAGAAGCAAGCAAGCCGCATATCCAATAAGCTGACCAAGACAAGGGTACTGGCCGGAAGCCGGGAGTTACAGAGGCATATTCCGGCAACGCAGAGAATGAGCAAGCATGCACTTCATCTGATGCTGAAAAAATATAAGATGGTCTACATCAAGCCCTGCTGCGGTTCACTGGGCGAGGGGGTAATCCGGGTTGAACAACGGCAGCTTAATAACAGGAGCAATCCGCAAGAACGTAATCCTGTCCGGAAGGGCAAGCTGTCCTACCGCTATCAGGCAGGTCTGAAGGTAAATACGTTTAGAGACTACGATCAGGCTTATAAGGCCATATTAGAGGAATCCGGAGGGAAGCCGTATCTGGTACAGAAAGGAATCCGTCTTCTGTCTTACAGCGGACGGCCGTTTGATATCCGCGTAATGGTACAGCGTAATTCTGAGGGAAAGTGGGAAGCTACAGGAGCGGCAGGACGCGTCGCGCATCCGCAGAAGGTGGTTACAAACGGGAGTCAGGGAGGGAGCATCTATCCGGTGGAGGAACTGCTGAGTGCATACGCCGGCATAGAGAAGCGCAGTGCACTAATCGCACAAATGAACGAGCTTGGTGTAAAAACCGCTATTCAGCTAAGCTCAGTCTATCCGGCTCTGCAGGAGATCGGGGTGGATCTGGCGGTAGACCGGCGCCTTGCCCTCTGGATACTTGAAGTCAACACCGCCCCCGATCCCTGCCCGTTCACCAAGCTGAAGGACACCCGTATGCTGGACCGGATCATCCGGTATGGTAAAGCTTACGGGCGCACCTACAATCTGAAGTGCATGAAGGCAAAGCGGGGGATGATGTGA
- a CDS encoding hemolysin family protein — MGIGLSLTLVAILIILTAFFVATEFAVVKLRGSQVSQMVLEGKKNALAVQRVTANLDGYLSACQLGITITALGIGALAEPAFEQLLIPLFDLADISHSVSEPIAFAIAFIIATFLHVVVGELAPKTAAINIPEKVSQITSPLIIWFYRILYPLIWIMNGSANMIIRLFGMKPASEHGDAPSEDEIRLILSESYESGKINKAEYGYVNRIFAFDEMLAKEIMVPRTDMVCLYANQSLQDNLAVIRREQYTRFPVADGNKDNIIGMINTKQLFLEYDNNPEMNFSSLIQPFLTVSEVTPVKSLLTRMQREHVHIALLLDEYGGTSGLVTIEDILEEIVGEIRDEFDGDEVKHAEKISDVHYIFNGDTPLSEVQQFTGIPFAAEEVKTIGGWLYSRMTDPVTGQSFVRDEITFTVREMHKQRIRKVEIVFGQADTAE; from the coding sequence ATGGGTATAGGACTTAGTTTGACGCTCGTGGCTATTTTGATTATTTTAACTGCTTTTTTCGTAGCAACCGAATTTGCTGTAGTGAAGCTGAGAGGCAGCCAGGTCAGCCAGATGGTCCTTGAGGGCAAGAAGAATGCACTCGCGGTGCAACGTGTAACTGCCAATCTCGACGGGTATTTATCGGCGTGTCAGCTCGGAATTACGATTACGGCTCTCGGGATCGGAGCACTGGCCGAGCCTGCCTTCGAGCAGCTGCTGATTCCGCTGTTTGATCTGGCGGATATCAGTCATAGTGTCAGTGAACCGATAGCATTTGCAATAGCCTTCATAATTGCTACATTCCTTCACGTCGTAGTCGGGGAACTGGCTCCGAAGACAGCAGCAATCAACATTCCGGAAAAAGTCAGTCAAATTACATCGCCATTGATCATTTGGTTCTACAGAATTCTCTACCCTTTAATTTGGATCATGAACGGCTCAGCCAACATGATTATCCGCTTGTTCGGAATGAAGCCGGCCAGCGAACACGGCGACGCCCCCTCTGAGGATGAAATCCGCCTGATTCTATCTGAGAGTTACGAGAGCGGCAAGATCAACAAGGCGGAATACGGCTATGTTAACCGGATTTTTGCTTTTGATGAGATGCTGGCTAAGGAAATCATGGTTCCCCGTACCGATATGGTCTGCCTGTATGCCAACCAATCGCTGCAGGACAACCTGGCGGTCATCCGCAGGGAGCAATACACCCGCTTCCCTGTTGCAGACGGCAACAAGGATAATATCATCGGCATGATCAATACCAAACAGCTCTTTCTGGAATACGATAATAATCCAGAAATGAATTTCAGCAGCCTGATTCAGCCGTTTCTCACCGTATCTGAAGTTACACCGGTCAAGAGCCTCCTGACACGCATGCAGCGGGAGCATGTGCATATTGCCCTGCTGCTGGATGAGTATGGCGGGACTTCCGGACTTGTAACGATTGAAGATATTCTTGAAGAGATTGTCGGGGAGATCCGTGACGAATTCGATGGTGACGAAGTGAAGCACGCAGAGAAAATCAGTGATGTCCACTATATCTTTAACGGCGATACGCCCTTGTCCGAGGTTCAGCAGTTCACCGGTATCCCCTTCGCAGCTGAAGAGGTGAAGACAATCGGCGGATGGCTGTACAGCCGGATGACCGATCCGGTTACGGGCCAAAGCTTCGTGAGGGATGAAATCACCTTCACCGTCCGTGAAATGCATAAGCAGCGTATCCGCAAGGTCGAAATTGTGTTCGGCCAGGCAGACACGGCTGAGTAA
- the rhaM gene encoding L-rhamnose mutarotase has product MIRKASLMQVYPECYEEYKRRHDELWSEMAEELKNHGAHNYSIFLDEETGNLFAYVEIEDEARWEHMSETEICRKWWVYMEPLMETHPDHSPVSKSLKDVFYLK; this is encoded by the coding sequence TTGATTAGAAAAGCGAGCCTTATGCAGGTTTACCCGGAATGTTACGAGGAATACAAACGCCGTCATGATGAGCTGTGGTCGGAAATGGCTGAAGAGCTGAAGAACCATGGCGCCCACAACTATTCTATTTTTCTGGATGAAGAAACAGGCAATCTGTTTGCTTATGTGGAGATTGAAGACGAGGCGAGATGGGAGCACATGTCGGAGACAGAGATTTGCCGGAAATGGTGGGTGTATATGGAGCCGCTGATGGAGACCCATCCGGATCACAGCCCGGTATCGAAGAGCCTGAAAGACGTATTCTACTTAAAATAA
- a CDS encoding MFS transporter — MKLSKEERSWILYDCGNSAYSMAVTTALLPIVFGMFTNVDNSMDLGYFNSIASILVAVLSPILGTIADYKDRKKRFFIFFAAVGVLATLSLAFVSPDSGQWQLLIAFYILSAIGFAGSNIFYDSFLVDITDDDRMDKVSTRGFAFGYIFSVIPFGISLLLIFVMGMDKAIGYQIGFIITALWWGLLTVPMIKDVKQRFYIEPEPRPIANSFKRLAVTFSNIRQHKVVFLFLLAYFFYIDGVDTIIKMVVPYATAVLGADSLDTFTLLGILLIIQIIAFPCAILYGNLAKTYSARTMIITGIFTYIISCIAAYFITSVWHIFILGALIGSAQGGIQALSRSYFAKIIPKENSNEFFGFYNIFGKFAAILGPALMSLTTTMTGNASYSILAIIPLFLIGFFVFITLPKGN, encoded by the coding sequence ATGAAGCTGAGCAAAGAAGAGAGATCATGGATTTTGTATGACTGCGGCAATTCAGCCTATTCAATGGCAGTAACCACGGCATTGCTGCCCATTGTGTTCGGCATGTTCACGAATGTGGACAACAGTATGGATTTGGGATACTTCAATTCAATTGCCAGCATTCTGGTTGCCGTCCTGAGTCCGATCCTGGGGACCATTGCGGATTATAAGGACCGGAAGAAACGCTTTTTTATTTTTTTCGCGGCGGTCGGCGTGCTGGCTACACTGTCTCTGGCCTTTGTTTCACCGGACAGCGGGCAATGGCAGCTGCTGATAGCCTTTTATATTTTATCCGCGATCGGCTTTGCCGGGTCCAACATCTTCTATGATTCCTTCCTGGTGGATATAACGGATGATGACCGGATGGACAAAGTGTCCACCAGAGGTTTTGCGTTCGGCTATATCTTCAGCGTCATTCCGTTCGGAATCAGCCTGCTGCTCATTTTCGTTATGGGAATGGATAAGGCTATCGGCTATCAGATCGGGTTCATCATCACGGCCCTGTGGTGGGGACTGCTGACCGTACCGATGATCAAGGATGTGAAGCAGAGATTCTATATTGAGCCAGAACCGAGACCCATCGCAAACAGCTTCAAACGGCTTGCCGTTACCTTCTCTAATATCCGCCAGCACAAGGTGGTGTTCCTGTTCCTGCTTGCCTACTTCTTCTATATTGACGGAGTAGATACGATTATCAAGATGGTCGTGCCTTACGCTACAGCAGTGCTGGGAGCAGACTCACTCGATACCTTTACACTGCTGGGGATTCTGCTCATTATCCAGATCATTGCTTTCCCATGCGCAATCCTCTACGGTAATCTGGCCAAGACCTACTCCGCCCGGACAATGATTATTACCGGAATCTTCACCTATATCATCTCTTGTATTGCCGCTTACTTTATTACCTCTGTGTGGCATATATTTATACTGGGAGCGCTGATCGGTTCGGCCCAAGGCGGTATCCAGGCACTTAGCCGGTCGTATTTCGCCAAAATCATTCCGAAGGAGAATTCGAATGAATTCTTCGGATTCTATAATATTTTCGGTAAATTTGCGGCGATTCTCGGTCCTGCATTAATGTCGCTGACCACGACAATGACCGGCAATGCCAGCTATAGTATCCTGGCGATCATCCCGCTGTTTCTGATTGGCTTCTTCGTCTTCATCACTCTGCCTAAGGGGAACTGA
- the sbnA gene encoding 2,3-diaminopropionate biosynthesis protein SbnA has product MLLDNWRDKVHEVITNFPWYKELIGGEAMSYSLQSLPLLTSDILEAHYYSSTPDPALAVYRTSGTSTGRRKAIVYSEEDDRHYIAIKTKLFGELLAGSGCTRALADMGTGHAANTALAIFEQLGLVPDSIPFELPVEQHIERIQSFKPGLLYTMPSILDHIVHAAEDPRSFGIRKIILVGEIATLEWQKNMARLFGLAPQDITDTYGSIEMGTIAYYSHEHGRYIFVDGITAEAVGTADLSEGLQPLGTDERILVLTSTVRRLLPALRFVTYDVIRDFRSIMVNGVEKQSFGSIVKRVGRELKHGEKISIYDIEQVVYRQLEDAIIRVRVRDNALAVYIKSKSADPSVVPAIREAIRDCIPEIGLMIRNHLLDDIAVVLATEEETLEAGQVKNKKLYVQTSAAAGGAEPDFSGGILSAIGKTPLVKLNRLFQGSGFGVYAKLELLNPGGSAKDRPALRMIREAWKEGRIGPGTVIIESSSGNMAISLAMICQYLGLRFICVVDPRTTDTNLQILKAAGAVIDKVALPDPVTGEFLPARLLRVQALQAEIQGSYWPNQYANPDNYLSHYHTTMQEIIAELGRVDYLFCSVSTCGTIRGLAEYVKDNGLQTKIVAADAAGSAIFGGSQEKRRFPGLGAGIVPPFCRPDLMDHIVHVTDAEMVMSCRALARKEGILAGASSGAVLAAVRQMKHRIPHGAVCAAILHDKGERYLDTVYSDTWSDEQFGPEVRIGAEEFLS; this is encoded by the coding sequence ATGCTGCTGGATAATTGGCGGGATAAAGTGCATGAAGTCATTACGAATTTCCCCTGGTACAAGGAGCTTATCGGCGGGGAGGCCATGAGTTACAGTCTGCAGAGTCTTCCGCTGCTGACTTCAGATATACTGGAGGCCCATTACTATTCAAGTACCCCTGATCCTGCACTTGCAGTCTACCGGACATCAGGGACAAGTACGGGGCGCCGCAAGGCTATTGTTTACTCTGAGGAAGATGACAGGCACTACATCGCCATCAAAACAAAGCTGTTCGGCGAGCTGCTTGCCGGAAGCGGATGTACAAGAGCGCTTGCGGATATGGGGACCGGACATGCAGCGAATACAGCACTCGCGATATTCGAACAGCTCGGGCTGGTACCGGACTCCATTCCATTTGAGCTGCCGGTGGAGCAGCATATCGAGCGGATCCAGTCGTTCAAGCCCGGTCTGCTCTATACCATGCCGTCCATTCTTGACCATATTGTACATGCGGCGGAGGACCCGCGGTCGTTCGGAATCCGCAAAATTATTCTGGTCGGAGAAATCGCCACACTGGAGTGGCAGAAGAATATGGCCCGCCTGTTTGGACTTGCGCCGCAGGACATTACCGACACGTACGGCTCCATTGAAATGGGAACCATCGCGTATTACAGCCATGAGCACGGGCGGTATATTTTTGTGGACGGCATTACAGCGGAGGCGGTCGGAACAGCTGATTTGTCAGAGGGGCTGCAGCCGCTGGGCACGGATGAGCGCATCCTTGTGCTTACTTCAACTGTACGCCGGCTGCTGCCTGCGCTCCGGTTTGTGACCTATGATGTGATAAGGGATTTCCGGAGCATAATGGTAAACGGCGTGGAGAAGCAGAGCTTCGGTTCCATCGTGAAGCGGGTAGGCCGGGAACTGAAGCATGGAGAGAAGATCAGTATTTATGATATTGAACAGGTCGTCTACCGCCAGCTCGAGGATGCAATCATCCGGGTCCGGGTCAGGGATAATGCACTTGCAGTGTATATCAAAAGCAAATCGGCAGATCCTTCCGTTGTCCCGGCGATCCGGGAAGCCATCAGAGACTGCATTCCCGAAATCGGCCTGATGATCCGCAACCATCTGCTGGATGATATCGCCGTCGTTCTGGCGACGGAAGAGGAGACGCTTGAGGCCGGGCAGGTGAAGAACAAGAAGCTGTATGTTCAGACAAGCGCAGCGGCAGGCGGTGCAGAGCCGGACTTCAGCGGCGGTATATTATCGGCCATCGGCAAGACGCCGCTGGTTAAGCTGAACCGTCTGTTTCAAGGCAGCGGATTCGGTGTGTACGCCAAGCTGGAGCTGCTGAACCCGGGCGGAAGCGCTAAAGACCGGCCCGCGCTGCGGATGATCCGTGAGGCGTGGAAGGAAGGGCGCATCGGGCCGGGAACCGTGATTATTGAATCGAGTTCGGGAAATATGGCTATTAGCCTGGCGATGATCTGCCAGTATCTGGGGCTTCGATTCATCTGTGTGGTGGACCCCAGAACCACGGACACGAATCTGCAGATTCTGAAGGCAGCAGGCGCGGTCATTGATAAGGTCGCCCTTCCGGATCCCGTTACAGGCGAGTTCCTGCCGGCCAGGCTGCTGAGGGTGCAGGCGCTGCAGGCAGAAATTCAAGGCAGCTACTGGCCGAACCAGTATGCCAACCCGGACAATTATCTGTCACACTACCATACCACGATGCAAGAAATTATAGCCGAGCTGGGCCGGGTGGATTATTTGTTCTGCAGCGTCAGTACCTGCGGGACGATCCGCGGGCTGGCTGAATATGTGAAGGATAACGGGCTGCAGACAAAAATTGTGGCTGCAGATGCAGCGGGCAGTGCCATCTTCGGCGGCAGTCAGGAGAAACGGCGCTTCCCTGGCCTTGGCGCGGGGATCGTGCCGCCGTTCTGCAGGCCGGACCTGATGGATCATATTGTGCATGTTACAGACGCGGAAATGGTGATGAGCTGCCGGGCCCTTGCCCGTAAGGAGGGGATTCTGGCGGGCGCCTCTTCCGGTGCTGTCCTTGCCGCCGTCCGGCAGATGAAGCACCGGATTCCTCACGGGGCAGTCTGCGCAGCCATCCTGCATGATAAGGGCGAGCGTTATCTGGATACGGTGTACTCGGATACCTGGAGTGATGAGCAGTTCGGGCCGGAGGTGCGGATTGGCGCCGAAGAATTCCTGTCCTGA
- a CDS encoding ectonucleotide pyrophosphatase/phosphodiesterase — MELTTPQVPHASRARAKAKHLIVISYDAFSEDNWEMARRQPNLAKLIKQGASSNRLKSVYPTLTYVVHTTIATGVYPDKHGIHHNNPLQPFVKEEDQAWFWFQDAIKVPTIYDAVLQQGMTTAGILWPVSGKSSLKYNIPEVRALKGENQALKVLRSGSPLYCIGMELRYGRIRQGISQPHLDDFTTECATDTIKRKKPNLLMMHLIDLDDAKHMYGTDSEEVKQVIRRMDLRLGRIMQAVEDAGISEDTVIMVQGDHGQFNVRYKLHLNNLLQAKGLIYEENGVLNWRAFFQCGGGSAYLHIRPGDEEAEQLALAAVAEYMQGYAPGIESVYTRDKLDRMHASTCTNVMLEARRGYCFDESLKDPLVVDLEAHGIRYATHGYSPEKSGYRCNIVVSGAGIKEGYTFGELEMVDIAPTMGRILGVEFSQGDGRALEEIFTEGVHRVSYAAEGMNTAHQ, encoded by the coding sequence ATGGAATTGACTACGCCGCAAGTGCCGCATGCATCACGAGCCAGAGCAAAAGCCAAACATCTGATTGTTATCTCCTACGACGCCTTCTCAGAGGATAACTGGGAGATGGCCAGACGACAGCCTAATCTGGCTAAACTGATTAAGCAGGGAGCCAGCAGCAACCGCTTAAAGAGTGTGTATCCAACACTTACCTACGTGGTACATACAACGATTGCCACCGGCGTGTACCCGGACAAGCACGGCATACATCATAACAATCCGCTGCAGCCCTTCGTCAAAGAGGAGGATCAGGCCTGGTTCTGGTTCCAGGATGCCATTAAGGTCCCGACCATTTACGATGCCGTGCTGCAGCAGGGAATGACTACCGCCGGGATTCTCTGGCCGGTCTCCGGCAAATCCTCGCTGAAATATAATATTCCCGAGGTCCGGGCGCTAAAGGGCGAGAATCAGGCGCTGAAGGTGCTGCGCAGCGGCAGTCCGCTGTACTGCATTGGAATGGAGCTGAGATACGGGCGGATCCGGCAGGGCATCAGCCAGCCGCATCTGGATGATTTCACAACCGAGTGTGCAACCGATACGATTAAGCGCAAGAAGCCTAATCTGCTCATGATGCATCTGATTGATCTGGATGATGCGAAGCATATGTACGGAACAGACAGCGAGGAAGTGAAGCAGGTGATCCGCCGCATGGACCTCAGGCTGGGACGGATTATGCAGGCGGTGGAGGATGCCGGAATCTCAGAGGATACGGTAATTATGGTGCAGGGTGACCACGGGCAATTCAATGTCCGGTATAAGCTGCATCTGAATAATCTTTTGCAGGCTAAAGGGCTGATCTATGAAGAGAACGGGGTACTGAACTGGCGGGCATTCTTCCAGTGCGGCGGCGGGTCTGCTTACCTGCATATCCGGCCGGGCGATGAGGAAGCGGAGCAGCTCGCCCTGGCGGCGGTTGCGGAGTATATGCAGGGCTACGCCCCAGGCATTGAAAGTGTATATACCCGGGATAAGTTGGACCGGATGCATGCCAGTACCTGCACGAACGTTATGCTTGAAGCGCGGCGCGGATATTGCTTTGACGAGAGCCTGAAGGACCCGCTGGTTGTTGACCTGGAAGCCCACGGCATCCGTTATGCCACCCACGGCTATTCCCCCGAGAAGAGCGGCTACCGCTGCAATATTGTCGTTTCCGGTGCAGGGATTAAGGAGGGTTATACCTTCGGCGAGCTGGAGATGGTTGATATTGCCCCGACGATGGGCAGGATTCTGGGTGTGGAGTTCAGCCAGGGGGACGGCAGAGCGCTGGAGGAGATTTTTACAGAGGGAGTGCACCGGGTCAGCTATGCTGCTGAAGGGATGAATACAGCTCATCAATAG
- a CDS encoding metal ABC transporter solute-binding protein, Zn/Mn family — translation MKLFKILSLSAFVLLLAACSDTSNRGADSDKLQIVATYSIIADMTENITGDKAEVYSMVPIGTDPHMYDPLPADTGKVSRADLIFYNGLNLETGKGWFQDLLEVTKKTDAAFAVSDEVTPMYLTEKGKETQVDPHAWLDIRNAVKYVDIITARVIEQDPENKDYYLNNQTEYVKQLTELDQYAKQAVEQIPQDKRILVTSEGAFKYFSKAYGFESAFIWEINTDSQGTPEQMNRIIGIIEENQIPALFLESSVNPKTMETVSAETGVPIHSKIFTDSLAKKGEDGDTYIKMVKWNIDKVIEGLSKN, via the coding sequence ATGAAATTATTCAAGATCCTGTCATTAAGCGCATTTGTGCTGCTGCTTGCCGCATGCTCAGACACTAGTAATAGAGGAGCGGACAGCGATAAGCTGCAGATTGTCGCCACGTATTCGATTATCGCCGATATGACCGAGAATATTACCGGAGACAAAGCGGAGGTATACAGCATGGTGCCCATCGGGACAGATCCGCATATGTATGATCCGCTGCCGGCAGATACAGGCAAGGTCTCTAGGGCTGATCTGATCTTCTATAACGGCCTGAATCTGGAAACAGGGAAGGGCTGGTTCCAGGATCTGCTTGAGGTGACGAAGAAGACAGATGCCGCCTTTGCCGTCTCTGATGAGGTAACCCCGATGTATTTAACCGAGAAGGGCAAGGAGACGCAGGTGGATCCGCATGCCTGGCTGGATATCCGGAATGCGGTCAAGTATGTGGATATCATCACGGCGCGGGTGATTGAGCAGGACCCGGAGAACAAGGACTATTACTTGAACAACCAGACAGAGTACGTGAAGCAGCTTACTGAGCTGGACCAGTACGCCAAGCAGGCGGTGGAGCAAATCCCGCAGGACAAACGGATTCTCGTTACAAGTGAGGGGGCCTTCAAGTATTTCTCCAAAGCATACGGCTTCGAGTCGGCATTCATCTGGGAGATCAACACGGACAGCCAGGGAACCCCTGAACAAATGAACCGGATCATCGGCATCATCGAAGAGAATCAGATCCCGGCTCTATTCCTCGAGAGCAGCGTAAATCCCAAGACAATGGAGACAGTCTCAGCAGAGACGGGAGTTCCTATACATTCAAAGATTTTTACAGATTCCCTAGCTAAAAAAGGTGAGGACGGTGACACCTACATCAAGATGGTGAAGTGGAACATCGATAAGGTGATTGAGGGCTTGTCCAAGAATTAA
- a CDS encoding metal ABC transporter permease has translation MLDYLSNLLDIPVYALNAGLSAVILGIVSGALGSFIVLRKMSLMGDALSHAVLPGVALSYILGINILLGASLFGLLAAILIQFITSRSNIKSDTSIGIILSSFFALGIVLITFARSGLDLTHILFGNILAVPQSELLQSFIIMLVVIGLIILLYKELLISSFDPVVAKAYGLKTGFYHYLLMMLLSVVTVSSLSQVGIVLVIAMLVIPAATSYLWTHTLLHMIILASAVGAVSGILGVYVSFSFNLPTSATIVLVGVSMFGISFILSPKNNFLRKGLKQG, from the coding sequence ATGCTTGATTATTTATCGAATCTGCTGGATATTCCGGTATACGCGCTTAACGCCGGTTTATCTGCGGTAATTCTCGGAATCGTATCGGGGGCACTGGGAAGCTTTATCGTTCTCCGCAAAATGTCGCTTATGGGCGATGCCTTGTCTCATGCGGTTCTGCCCGGTGTAGCTTTATCCTATATTCTGGGGATCAATATTCTGCTCGGAGCCTCCTTGTTCGGTCTGCTGGCAGCTATCCTCATCCAGTTCATTACCAGCCGCAGCAATATCAAGAGCGACACCTCAATCGGCATCATACTTAGTTCGTTTTTTGCGCTCGGGATTGTCCTGATTACCTTTGCCCGGAGCGGGCTCGATCTCACACATATCCTGTTCGGCAATATCCTGGCTGTCCCGCAGTCAGAGCTGCTGCAATCCTTCATCATCATGCTTGTAGTAATCGGACTTATTATCCTGCTGTATAAGGAATTGCTGATCAGCTCGTTCGATCCGGTGGTAGCCAAGGCTTACGGGTTAAAGACCGGATTCTATCACTATCTGCTGATGATGCTGCTCTCGGTGGTTACAGTCTCTTCCCTTTCGCAGGTGGGTATTGTGCTTGTAATCGCCATGCTGGTCATCCCGGCAGCGACCTCTTACCTGTGGACTCATACATTGCTGCACATGATTATACTGGCCTCTGCGGTAGGCGCCGTATCCGGCATTCTCGGCGTCTATGTGAGCTTCAGCTTCAATCTGCCGACAAGTGCCACGATTGTATTGGTCGGCGTCAGCATGTTCGGCATTTCATTTATTCTCTCACCCAAAAACAATTTCCTGAGGAAAGGACTGAAGCAAGGATGA